A window from Thiomonas sp. FB-Cd encodes these proteins:
- a CDS encoding IS630 family transposase, with product MEKENARKQTLEQLHERRKQVVRLHKRGVKIMQIVDMTGLSYPPVRAAIDLYEAGGWSAIRPTRRGRARGDGRVLSQAQEETIQRLIIDTRPEQLKMDFHLWSRAAVMQLIEQEFDIKLQVRSVGKYLTRWGFTPQKPIKRAYEQSPAAVQAWLEGEYPAIEQRARVEGAEIHWGDETALVNTDVRGRSFAPAGKTPVAMAVGGTRQKLSMIATVTNQGKTRWMIIDEAFDADKLIEFLQALIKDAGKKVFLILDNLRVHHSKLVKAWVALHNAQIELFYLPSYSPQLNPEERLNADLKQEMGKRVPVRTKAKLREAANDHMAMLEQNPQRVMSYFQDRRVRYAA from the coding sequence ATGGAAAAAGAAAACGCAAGAAAGCAAACACTCGAGCAACTTCACGAGCGGCGCAAGCAAGTCGTGAGGTTGCACAAGCGGGGCGTCAAGATCATGCAGATCGTGGACATGACGGGGCTGAGTTACCCGCCGGTTCGAGCGGCCATCGACTTGTACGAGGCTGGCGGCTGGAGCGCCATCCGGCCGACTCGGCGGGGACGCGCCAGAGGCGACGGTCGGGTGCTCAGTCAAGCGCAAGAAGAGACGATCCAGCGCCTGATCATTGACACACGTCCCGAGCAACTCAAGATGGACTTCCATCTGTGGAGCCGCGCTGCGGTGATGCAACTCATTGAACAAGAGTTCGACATCAAACTGCAGGTGCGCAGCGTTGGAAAGTACCTCACCCGCTGGGGCTTTACGCCGCAAAAGCCCATCAAGCGAGCCTATGAGCAAAGCCCCGCGGCGGTGCAGGCTTGGCTGGAGGGGGAATACCCCGCCATCGAGCAGCGCGCCAGGGTTGAGGGCGCGGAAATTCACTGGGGAGACGAAACCGCGCTGGTCAACACGGACGTGCGCGGCAGAAGCTTTGCCCCTGCGGGCAAAACCCCCGTGGCGATGGCGGTGGGCGGGACGCGCCAGAAGCTCTCGATGATCGCCACGGTCACCAACCAGGGCAAGACCCGCTGGATGATCATCGACGAGGCGTTTGACGCCGACAAGCTGATCGAGTTCTTGCAGGCGTTGATCAAGGATGCAGGCAAGAAGGTGTTCCTGATTCTGGACAACCTGAGGGTGCATCACAGCAAGTTGGTGAAGGCGTGGGTCGCCTTGCACAACGCGCAGATCGAGCTGTTTTACCTGCCCAGTTACAGCCCCCAACTCAACCCTGAGGAGAGGCTCAACGCCGATCTCAAACAGGAAATGGGCAAACGCGTGCCGGTGCGAACCAAGGCCAAATTACGCGAAGCTGCGAACGACCATATGGCGATGCTGGAACAAAACCCGCAGCGTGTGATGAGCTACTTCCAGGACCGGCGCGTTCGCTACGCAGCTTAA
- a CDS encoding IS5 family transposase, protein MFACPATDDFFRARIDHMIDLRHPLAVLASRMPWQEIEARVAQTFSRKGRAGVAMPDLDLFGEQVQRAAVPSNAGRPRVALRIMIALLYLKHAFNESDEGVVERWGETPTWQFFSGQAYFEHHQPCDATTLIKFRKLLGEDGVEELLAQTLNVAVDLKLIKPQEFARVIVDSTVQHKAIAHPTDSRLLETARTKLVEAARDAGIALKQTFAKEGKELSRKAGRYAHARQFKRMRRTIKRQRTIVGRLQREIERKGSAIGQAVREALGETLHKAQRINAQSGQRKAADGQPKLYAWHAPEVACISKGKARTPYEFGVKVGIASTLRGNLIVGARAFHGNPYDGHTLSEQLEQATILMQDSRSKPATAFVDLGYRGVDADNPDVHIVHRGKSKRISSKDRKQLKRRQAIEPIIGHLKSDHRMDRCPLKGEQGDRLHAVLCAAGYNIKWLLRMIARKGVPFVRRLYLRLCQAAYLRPNWHQMLRELACYALNGPALRLAAA, encoded by the coding sequence ATGTTTGCCTGCCCTGCCACCGACGATTTTTTCCGCGCACGCATCGACCACATGATCGATCTGCGCCATCCGCTGGCCGTGCTGGCCTCGCGCATGCCCTGGCAGGAGATCGAAGCAAGGGTGGCGCAGACTTTTTCGCGCAAAGGTCGTGCAGGCGTGGCCATGCCCGACCTCGATCTCTTCGGCGAACAGGTGCAGCGCGCGGCTGTGCCCAGCAACGCCGGGCGGCCTCGCGTGGCGCTGCGCATCATGATTGCGCTGCTGTACCTCAAGCACGCTTTCAACGAGTCCGACGAGGGCGTCGTCGAGCGCTGGGGCGAAACGCCGACCTGGCAGTTCTTCTCGGGTCAGGCGTACTTTGAACACCACCAGCCTTGCGACGCCACCACCCTGATCAAGTTTCGCAAGCTGCTGGGTGAGGACGGCGTGGAAGAGCTGCTGGCGCAGACCCTCAACGTGGCTGTGGACCTCAAGCTGATCAAGCCGCAGGAATTCGCGCGGGTGATTGTGGACAGCACGGTGCAGCACAAGGCGATCGCCCACCCCACCGACAGCCGCCTGCTGGAGACGGCGCGCACCAAACTGGTCGAGGCGGCCAGGGATGCGGGGATTGCGCTCAAGCAGACCTTTGCCAAGGAAGGCAAGGAGCTCAGCCGCAAGGCCGGGCGCTATGCGCATGCCCGCCAGTTCAAACGCATGCGTCGGACCATCAAGCGCCAGCGCACCATCGTGGGCCGCTTGCAGCGCGAGATCGAGCGCAAGGGCAGCGCCATTGGCCAGGCGGTGCGAGAGGCACTGGGTGAGACCTTGCACAAGGCCCAGCGCATCAACGCCCAGAGCGGCCAGCGCAAGGCGGCGGATGGGCAACCCAAGCTTTACGCCTGGCATGCGCCGGAAGTGGCCTGCATCAGCAAAGGCAAGGCCCGAACGCCCTATGAGTTCGGGGTCAAGGTGGGCATCGCCAGCACGCTCAGGGGCAATCTGATCGTGGGCGCCCGGGCCTTCCACGGCAACCCGTACGACGGCCACACCCTGAGCGAGCAACTGGAGCAGGCCACGATCCTGATGCAGGACAGCAGGTCAAAGCCGGCAACCGCGTTCGTTGACCTGGGCTATCGGGGCGTGGATGCTGACAACCCGGATGTGCATATCGTGCACCGGGGCAAATCCAAACGCATCAGCAGCAAGGACAGAAAACAACTCAAGCGGCGCCAGGCCATCGAGCCCATCATCGGCCACCTCAAGAGCGATCACCGCATGGACCGTTGCCCCCTCAAGGGTGAGCAGGGCGACCGGTTGCACGCCGTGCTGTGCGCGGCAGGCTACAACATCAAATGGCTGCTGCGCATGATCGCCAGGAAGGGGGTGCCCTTTGTGCGTCGGCTTTATTTGCGCCTGTGTCAGGCTGCGTACTTACGCCCGAACTGGCATCAGATGCTGCGCGAACTCGCCTGCTATGCGCTCAACGGCCCAGCGCTGCGACTGGCCGCCGCTTGA
- a CDS encoding IS66 family transposase, translating to MNDTAADLDSAIGTVPDARRPTPKPYDQELVTLTRREHIELVQRANAYRSLHARAVARIEFVERRHQAEKARFAQREAELKAALEAAQAQIRDLRLRVFGAKTEQSRSINAVCQVSAGPPRPRGQQRGRRGHGRTRLGGLPARVEEVTLQTTCPRCGLGLSAFPGTQDAEILEIEVKAYRRIVRRHRYRPLCCCGALPGIVTAPPPAQLIPRGKLGVSVWVEALLSKFLYGQPSHRLLQDWDDHGLHIAQGTLTEGLRMLWPLLGPVAEAGLDELRRGSHWHADETRWEVFEEEPGKVGHRWYLWVFQSATAVCFVLDPSRSASVPAAALNHVDEGILSVDRYASYRKFARLNPGVKLSICWAHQRRDFLRAANEHPALWDWAMGWVGLIGELYALHARRRQQWADGDAAFKDSDAETRALVASMEQRCLDELADTALAGAAHKVLRTLRTYWAGLILFLDHPAIDLDNNAAERALRPAVVGRKNFYGSGSQWSGQLAATMRSVLGTLELWGLNPRTWLSAYLHACAHAGGCMPADLDRFLPWRMDETRLSAMRGVACATIDSS from the coding sequence GTGAACGACACAGCCGCAGACCTGGACTCGGCGATCGGGACGGTGCCCGACGCAAGACGGCCGACGCCGAAACCCTATGACCAGGAGTTGGTCACGCTGACCAGGCGCGAGCACATCGAGTTGGTGCAGCGGGCAAACGCATACCGATCCCTGCATGCGCGAGCCGTGGCACGCATCGAGTTCGTGGAACGTCGGCATCAGGCCGAGAAGGCGCGATTTGCGCAGCGTGAAGCCGAGTTGAAGGCGGCGCTGGAGGCCGCGCAGGCGCAGATCCGTGACCTTCGCCTGCGTGTGTTTGGCGCCAAGACGGAACAGTCGCGCTCGATCAATGCGGTGTGCCAGGTCAGCGCTGGCCCTCCACGGCCGCGGGGCCAGCAACGTGGGCGGCGTGGTCACGGCCGCACGCGCCTGGGCGGATTGCCGGCCAGGGTTGAGGAGGTGACGCTGCAGACGACGTGCCCACGCTGCGGCCTGGGGCTGAGCGCGTTTCCCGGCACGCAGGATGCCGAGATTCTGGAGATCGAGGTCAAGGCGTACCGCCGCATCGTCCGTCGGCACCGCTACCGGCCGCTGTGCTGCTGCGGCGCACTTCCCGGCATCGTGACGGCGCCGCCGCCGGCGCAACTCATCCCACGGGGCAAGCTGGGCGTGTCGGTCTGGGTGGAGGCACTGCTGTCGAAGTTTCTCTATGGGCAGCCCAGCCACAGGCTGCTGCAGGACTGGGACGATCATGGGCTGCACATCGCGCAGGGCACGCTCACCGAGGGCCTGCGCATGCTGTGGCCGTTGCTGGGGCCGGTGGCCGAGGCTGGCCTGGATGAGCTGCGACGTGGCTCGCACTGGCATGCCGACGAGACACGCTGGGAGGTGTTCGAGGAGGAGCCCGGCAAGGTCGGGCATCGCTGGTACCTGTGGGTGTTTCAGTCGGCCACTGCGGTGTGCTTTGTGCTCGATCCTTCACGCTCGGCCTCGGTGCCGGCGGCCGCACTCAACCATGTGGACGAGGGGATTCTCAGTGTCGACCGCTACGCCTCGTACCGCAAGTTCGCCCGGTTGAACCCGGGGGTGAAGCTGTCGATCTGCTGGGCGCACCAGCGGCGCGACTTCCTGCGCGCGGCCAACGAGCATCCGGCGCTGTGGGACTGGGCCATGGGTTGGGTCGGGCTCATCGGCGAGCTGTACGCCTTGCACGCCCGGCGGCGGCAACAATGGGCGGATGGCGACGCTGCCTTCAAGGACAGCGATGCCGAGACGCGCGCGCTGGTGGCCTCGATGGAGCAGCGCTGCCTGGATGAGTTGGCCGACACGGCACTGGCAGGCGCGGCGCACAAGGTGCTGCGTACCCTGCGCACGTACTGGGCGGGACTGATCCTGTTCCTGGATCATCCCGCCATCGACCTGGACAATAACGCCGCCGAACGCGCGCTGCGGCCCGCGGTGGTCGGGCGCAAGAACTTCTATGGTTCGGGCAGCCAGTGGTCGGGGCAGCTGGCCGCCACGATGCGCAGTGTGCTCGGCACGCTGGAGTTGTGGGGGCTCAATCCGCGCACCTGGCTGAGCGCGTATCTGCATGCCTGCGCACACGCGGGCGGCTGCATGCCGGCGGACCTCGACCGCTTCCTGCCCTGGCGGATGGATGAAACCCGGCTGAGCGCGATGCGCGGCGTGGCCTGCGCAACAATCGACAGCTCATGA
- a CDS encoding Druantia anti-phage system protein DruA: protein MNKRYCGRVFTQEELDAIAWLMAQNPQLKRAPLSRRVCEMLDWRRPDGRLSDMSCRVAMLRMQTDGLITLPPSQMPHPRRRAQFDPTPATDAQGAIDMPVHALDALRLEVVAGVGAASKLWNEYVARYHYLGYTPMSGSQIRYNVYAGDRLVALLSFGASAWKLADRERFIGWNHEQRQNNLQRVVNNTRFLILPWVQSKGLASKILALAARRLPKDWQQRYGYSPVMLETFVESPRHKGTCYKAANWVLVGKTTGRGKKSLSHQQALPIKDIWLYPLRPDYAAILRR, encoded by the coding sequence ATGAACAAACGGTACTGCGGGCGCGTGTTCACGCAGGAGGAGCTTGACGCCATCGCCTGGCTGATGGCGCAAAACCCCCAGCTCAAGCGCGCGCCGCTGTCGCGCAGGGTGTGCGAGATGCTGGACTGGCGCCGCCCTGATGGACGCCTCAGCGACATGAGTTGCCGCGTGGCGATGCTGCGCATGCAGACTGACGGCTTGATCACGCTGCCACCCTCACAGATGCCTCACCCGCGGCGCCGGGCGCAGTTCGACCCCACCCCAGCCACCGATGCGCAAGGTGCGATCGACATGCCCGTGCATGCTCTGGATGCCTTGCGCCTGGAGGTCGTCGCCGGTGTCGGCGCGGCCTCCAAGCTGTGGAACGAATACGTGGCCCGCTACCACTACCTGGGCTACACGCCCATGTCGGGCAGCCAGATCCGTTACAACGTCTACGCTGGCGACCGGCTCGTTGCCTTGCTGAGCTTCGGCGCCAGCGCCTGGAAGCTGGCCGATCGCGAACGATTCATCGGCTGGAATCACGAGCAGCGGCAGAACAACCTGCAGCGCGTCGTCAACAACACGCGCTTCCTGATCCTGCCGTGGGTGCAGTCCAAAGGGCTTGCCTCGAAGATCCTGGCCCTCGCCGCGCGTCGCCTGCCCAAAGACTGGCAGCAGCGCTACGGCTACTCGCCCGTGATGCTGGAGACCTTCGTCGAAAGCCCCAGGCACAAAGGCACCTGCTACAAGGCCGCCAACTGGGTCCTCGTGGGCAAAACAACCGGCCGCGGCAAAAAGAGCCTCTCGCACCAACAGGCGCTGCCCATCAAGGACATCTGGCTGTACCCGCTGCGTCCCGACTACGCAGCCATCCTGCGTCGGTAG